A genomic region of Anas platyrhynchos isolate ZD024472 breed Pekin duck chromosome 9, IASCAAS_PekinDuck_T2T, whole genome shotgun sequence contains the following coding sequences:
- the LOC106019909 gene encoding PHD finger protein 7 isoform X2, whose product MAAGEEEKAPEAHEDECVLCHRSDTSLDGCGPMLQVDGVCAHVHCLFPAQGLYQRGAEGEGIFGFLCADIRRVAGRAARKRCCVCRKKGATVACWQKRCSRRFHLPCSSQRGCISQFFGDYSSFCWEHRPQQSVETLQEGHTTCIICMEVVEDSLSYTTMVCPSCKHAWFHRGCIQGQALRAGLRHFACPHCRDRERFLPEMLHMGIRVPNKKPAWEQDEEEEPALPQLYGRCDARQCLYRGGREQWQEEGPWQLLLCSSCAASGTHRRCSGLGDTTQQWECAGCAGPGTGTGKGHGVLRLGAPEPSVPSAGQAGWAHPLTFLPPLAAPSSSPSPPERRAGRGRVLPQRHSPYSRPQP is encoded by the exons ATGGCTGccggagaggaggagaaggcccCTGAGGCACACGAGGACG AGTGCGTGCTGTGCCACCGCTCGGACACCAGCTTGGATGGCTGCGGGCCGATGTTGCAGGTGGACGGGGTCTGCGCCCACGTGCACTGCCTG TTTCCAGCCCAGGGCCTGTACCAGCGAGGCGCCGAAGGGGAAGGAATCTTCGGATTCCTCTGCGCGGATATCAGGCGGGTAGCGGGTCGGGCAGCTCGCAAG CGCTGCTGCGTCTGCCGCAAGAAGGGGGCCACCGTCGCCTGCTGGCAGAAGCGCTGCTCGCGCCGCTTCcacctgccctgcagctcccagcggGGCTGCATCTCGCAGTTCTTTGGGGACTACAG CTCCTTCTGCTGGGAGCACCGCCCGCAGCAGAGCGTGGAGACGCTGCAGGAGGGGCACACCACGTGCATCATCTgcatggaggtggtggaggacagCCTCTCCTACACCACCATGGTGTGCCCCTCCTGCAAGCACGCCTGGTTCCACCGCGGCTGCATCCAG GGACAGGCGCTTCGGGCGGGCCTCAGGCACTTTGCGTGTCCTCACTGCCGGGACCGGGAGCGCTTTCTCCCTGAGATGCTGCACATGGGAATCCGCGTGCCCAACAA AAAGCCGGCTTGGGAGCaagacgaggaggaggagccgGCACTGCCGCAGCTGTATGGCCGCTGCGATGCCAGGCAGTGCCTGTACAGGGGAGGCCGCGAGCAGTGGCAAGAGGAAGG gccctggcagctgctgctctgctcctcctgtgcCGCCAGCGGGACCCACCGCCGATGCTCcggccttggggacaccacgcaGCAGTGGGAGTGCGCTGGCTGCGCTGGCCCGGGCACTGGCACTGGTAAGGGGCACGGCGTGCTCAGGCTCGGGGCGCCAGAGCCCTCCGTGCCCTCTGCAGGCCAGGCAGGGTGGGCACATCCGCTGACCTTCCTGCCTCCCcttgcagctcccagctcctcaccCTCACCACCGGAGAGGAGAGCCGGCcgtggcagggtgctgccccAGCGCCACAGCCCCTACAGCCGGCCACAGCCCTGA
- the LOC106019909 gene encoding PHD finger protein 7 isoform X3: MAAGEEEKAPEAHEDECVLCHRSDTSLDGCGPMLQVDGVCAHVHCLFPAQGLYQRGAEGEGIFGFLCADIRRVAGRAARKRCCVCRKKGATVACWQKRCSRRFHLPCSSQRGCISQFFGDYSSFCWEHRPQQSVETLQEGHTTCIICMEVVEDSLSYTTMVCPSCKHAWFHRGCIQVGGPSLCQPAGTPCARSGVLLTRGVSLPQGQALRAGLRHFACPHCRDRERFLPEMLHMGIRVPNKKPAWEQDEEEEPALPQLYGRCDARQCLYRGGREQWQEEGPWQLLLCSSCAASGTHRRCSGLGDTTQQWECAGCAGPGTGTAPSSSPSPPERRAGRGRVLPQRHSPYSRPQP, from the exons ATGGCTGccggagaggaggagaaggcccCTGAGGCACACGAGGACG AGTGCGTGCTGTGCCACCGCTCGGACACCAGCTTGGATGGCTGCGGGCCGATGTTGCAGGTGGACGGGGTCTGCGCCCACGTGCACTGCCTG TTTCCAGCCCAGGGCCTGTACCAGCGAGGCGCCGAAGGGGAAGGAATCTTCGGATTCCTCTGCGCGGATATCAGGCGGGTAGCGGGTCGGGCAGCTCGCAAG CGCTGCTGCGTCTGCCGCAAGAAGGGGGCCACCGTCGCCTGCTGGCAGAAGCGCTGCTCGCGCCGCTTCcacctgccctgcagctcccagcggGGCTGCATCTCGCAGTTCTTTGGGGACTACAG CTCCTTCTGCTGGGAGCACCGCCCGCAGCAGAGCGTGGAGACGCTGCAGGAGGGGCACACCACGTGCATCATCTgcatggaggtggtggaggacagCCTCTCCTACACCACCATGGTGTGCCCCTCCTGCAAGCACGCCTGGTTCCACCGCGGCTGCATCCAGGTAGGAGgcccttccctctgccagcCCGCAGGGACACCATGCGCCCGCAGCGGCGTCCTGCTCACACGGGGAGTCTCTCTTCCACAGGGACAGGCGCTTCGGGCGGGCCTCAGGCACTTTGCGTGTCCTCACTGCCGGGACCGGGAGCGCTTTCTCCCTGAGATGCTGCACATGGGAATCCGCGTGCCCAACAA AAAGCCGGCTTGGGAGCaagacgaggaggaggagccgGCACTGCCGCAGCTGTATGGCCGCTGCGATGCCAGGCAGTGCCTGTACAGGGGAGGCCGCGAGCAGTGGCAAGAGGAAGG gccctggcagctgctgctctgctcctcctgtgcCGCCAGCGGGACCCACCGCCGATGCTCcggccttggggacaccacgcaGCAGTGGGAGTGCGCTGGCTGCGCTGGCCCGGGCACTGGCACTG ctcccagctcctcaccCTCACCACCGGAGAGGAGAGCCGGCcgtggcagggtgctgccccAGCGCCACAGCCCCTACAGCCGGCCACAGCCCTGA
- the LOC106019909 gene encoding PHD finger protein 7 isoform X1, with the protein MAAGEEEKAPEAHEDECVLCHRSDTSLDGCGPMLQVDGVCAHVHCLFPAQGLYQRGAEGEGIFGFLCADIRRVAGRAARKRCCVCRKKGATVACWQKRCSRRFHLPCSSQRGCISQFFGDYSSFCWEHRPQQSVETLQEGHTTCIICMEVVEDSLSYTTMVCPSCKHAWFHRGCIQVGGPSLCQPAGTPCARSGVLLTRGVSLPQGQALRAGLRHFACPHCRDRERFLPEMLHMGIRVPNKKPAWEQDEEEEPALPQLYGRCDARQCLYRGGREQWQEEGPWQLLLCSSCAASGTHRRCSGLGDTTQQWECAGCAGPGTGTGKGHGVLRLGAPEPSVPSAGQAGWAHPLTFLPPLAAPSSSPSPPERRAGRGRVLPQRHSPYSRPQP; encoded by the exons ATGGCTGccggagaggaggagaaggcccCTGAGGCACACGAGGACG AGTGCGTGCTGTGCCACCGCTCGGACACCAGCTTGGATGGCTGCGGGCCGATGTTGCAGGTGGACGGGGTCTGCGCCCACGTGCACTGCCTG TTTCCAGCCCAGGGCCTGTACCAGCGAGGCGCCGAAGGGGAAGGAATCTTCGGATTCCTCTGCGCGGATATCAGGCGGGTAGCGGGTCGGGCAGCTCGCAAG CGCTGCTGCGTCTGCCGCAAGAAGGGGGCCACCGTCGCCTGCTGGCAGAAGCGCTGCTCGCGCCGCTTCcacctgccctgcagctcccagcggGGCTGCATCTCGCAGTTCTTTGGGGACTACAG CTCCTTCTGCTGGGAGCACCGCCCGCAGCAGAGCGTGGAGACGCTGCAGGAGGGGCACACCACGTGCATCATCTgcatggaggtggtggaggacagCCTCTCCTACACCACCATGGTGTGCCCCTCCTGCAAGCACGCCTGGTTCCACCGCGGCTGCATCCAGGTAGGAGgcccttccctctgccagcCCGCAGGGACACCATGCGCCCGCAGCGGCGTCCTGCTCACACGGGGAGTCTCTCTTCCACAGGGACAGGCGCTTCGGGCGGGCCTCAGGCACTTTGCGTGTCCTCACTGCCGGGACCGGGAGCGCTTTCTCCCTGAGATGCTGCACATGGGAATCCGCGTGCCCAACAA AAAGCCGGCTTGGGAGCaagacgaggaggaggagccgGCACTGCCGCAGCTGTATGGCCGCTGCGATGCCAGGCAGTGCCTGTACAGGGGAGGCCGCGAGCAGTGGCAAGAGGAAGG gccctggcagctgctgctctgctcctcctgtgcCGCCAGCGGGACCCACCGCCGATGCTCcggccttggggacaccacgcaGCAGTGGGAGTGCGCTGGCTGCGCTGGCCCGGGCACTGGCACTGGTAAGGGGCACGGCGTGCTCAGGCTCGGGGCGCCAGAGCCCTCCGTGCCCTCTGCAGGCCAGGCAGGGTGGGCACATCCGCTGACCTTCCTGCCTCCCcttgcagctcccagctcctcaccCTCACCACCGGAGAGGAGAGCCGGCcgtggcagggtgctgccccAGCGCCACAGCCCCTACAGCCGGCCACAGCCCTGA